CCGTCCGCGGTGCGTGACCTCGACCGACCAGGTCAGCGCCACCGATGCCGACCCCTCCGCCACGTCGAGGACCTCCCAGTCGCCCGGGTCCAACACCTCACGCCACACCTGCGCGTGGGCCGCCAGTTCAGGGCCGGCGATTCCATCGGTCAGTGGATCGCGGTACCACCCGATTCGGCCGGCCACCGGCTCGAAGTCCCCGGTCCCCCAGGCCTCGACGAGGTCCCGGGCGAGCGTCGCGCCCACGGTGGGCAGCCCCGCGGTCATGACCGGCCCCGCGCGCACGGTTCGGTGCGCCGGCGGGACGGCACCGCGACGGCCAACGAGGTGGTGTCCGAATGGGTGATGCTCACGACCACGGCGTCGCACCCGTCCGCCATCACCGCCAGCTCCAGGTCCGGGCCCAGCACCACGCGGGGCGGGTGGCCGTGCAGACAGCGGTGGTCCGACCGGCACAGCGACGACGGCGAGGGGACCACCTCCGCCTGGAAGAGCCACTCCTCGGTCACCGGCAACCCGAGCAGCCGCAGGACCGCCTGCTTGGCCGCCAACCTGCCGGCCCAGTGCTGCAGGGTGACGCCCTGGCGGGACCGGAGCGTCTCCACGCGGGTGAATACCCGGTCAGAATCCATCCGGCCCAACATCTGCTCGGGAGTGTGGAACCCACCGAAGTCGATCATCGCGACGCCGCAGCTGTGCATCAGCTCGCCACCTCCCTGCCCGGGCCCGCCGCCTGCTCCGCGACCCGGGCCAATCGTGCGGGTGTCGCGGGGTCGGACATCGTGAACCAGGTGTGGCCCTGGGCCCGGGCGATCTTGGTGAGCGCCTTGCTGTCCCCCACCTCCACCTTGGTCCGCTCCCCTCGGGCGCCGAGGGTGTCGAGGGTCTCGGTCCAGCGCACCCGGCCGGTGAGCTGGTCGATCACGCACTCGTGCAGGTCCACGGGGTCGGTGACCTCGGTCCCCCGCACGTTCGGGATCACGGGGACGTCGGGTGCGGCGAAGGTGTACCGGTCCACCTCCTCGCGCCACTGCTGCTGCGCCTCGTCCATGAGCGGCGAGTGGAAGGCGTTGCTGACCGCCAGACGGGTGACCGGTGCCCGGCCGTCGACGGCGTCGACGAACCGGTCGAGGGCCCTCGCCGACCCGGACACGACGGTGTGGCCGCGCCCGTTCTCGATCCCCACCACGAGCGGCTCACCCTCGTCGGTGACCGACCCGACCAGACGCTCGACCTCCGCCAGGTCGAGCTTCATCACCGACGCCATGCCGCCCACCCGGGACACCGCGGCCATGAGGTCGGATCGGCGACGGACGAGGGTCAGCGTGTCCTCGAGCGAGAGCACCCCGGCGGCGAAGAGCGCGGAGAACTCACCCACGCTGTGACCTGCGACGACCGTCGGTCGGATCCCCTCGTCCCGCAGGAGTTCGAGTGCGGCGAGGTTGCAGGCGGTCACCGCGAGTTGGGCGTTCCGGGTGTCGACGAGCCTGTCGGCCGGGCCGGTCGCCACGAGGTCGGACAGCGGTCGCTGCAGGATCTCGTCGACGCGGTCCAGGACGGCGCGGGCCACGTCCCGTCGCCGCATCCACGCGCCCATTCCCACCCTGAGGGTGCCCTGTCCGGGGAAGGCGAGAGCGAACACGGCTACAGCCGCCGGCGCCGGGTGGTCGGTTGGGCGGACACGCAAGTC
This Dietzia psychralcaliphila DNA region includes the following protein-coding sequences:
- a CDS encoding phosphopantetheinyl transferase, which encodes MHSCGVAMIDFGGFHTPEQMLGRMDSDRVFTRVETLRSRQGVTLQHWAGRLAAKQAVLRLLGLPVTEEWLFQAEVVPSPSSLCRSDHRCLHGHPPRVVLGPDLELAVMADGCDAVVVSITHSDTTSLAVAVPSRRRTEPCARGRS
- a CDS encoding ACP S-malonyltransferase, yielding MFALAFPGQGTLRVGMGAWMRRRDVARAVLDRVDEILQRPLSDLVATGPADRLVDTRNAQLAVTACNLAALELLRDEGIRPTVVAGHSVGEFSALFAAGVLSLEDTLTLVRRRSDLMAAVSRVGGMASVMKLDLAEVERLVGSVTDEGEPLVVGIENGRGHTVVSGSARALDRFVDAVDGRAPVTRLAVSNAFHSPLMDEAQQQWREEVDRYTFAAPDVPVIPNVRGTEVTDPVDLHECVIDQLTGRVRWTETLDTLGARGERTKVEVGDSKALTKIARAQGHTWFTMSDPATPARLARVAEQAAGPGREVAS